One segment of Strix aluco isolate bStrAlu1 chromosome 4, bStrAlu1.hap1, whole genome shotgun sequence DNA contains the following:
- the TMEM144 gene encoding transmembrane protein 144 isoform X1, whose product MNIGKTYSTFNISNGTDLAIGFTSSTVAILLFGTNFVPVKKFDTGDGMFFQWILCASIWIVSLVVNLIQNCPRFWPLAMVGGFVWATGNVTVVPIVKTIGLALGLLIWASFNLLTGWASSRFGWFGIDPEEVSRPILNYIGAGLSLLSAVIFLFIKTEVQSSSTSLERTPLLRESSINVSEDTSDDSWVNRLSPAKKRLIGCSLAVVAGILYGSSFVPVLYIKDHGRRNETIYTGASQFDLDYVFAHFSGIFLTSTIYFLIYCTIRKNKPNVYPQAILPGFVSGVLWAIANCCWFIANHYLSAVVSFPIITAGPGLVAAMWGVLVFKEIKGLKNYVLLSVAFCVILAGSLSTAFSKV is encoded by the exons ATGAACATCGGGAAAACTTACAGTACCTTTAACATCAGCAATGGAACAGATCTAGCTATTGGCTTTACATCTTCCACAGTAGCTATCCTTCTGTTTGGGACAAACTTTGTGCCTGTTAAGAAATTTGATACCGGTGATG GCATGTTCTTCCAGTGGATTCTCTGTGCCTCCATATGGATAGTTTCTTTGGTGGTCAATTTAATCCAGAATTGCCCCCGTTTTTGGCCTCTTGCTATGGTTGGGGGTTTTGTGTGGGCTACAG GCAATGTTACAGTTGTCCCTATTGTTAAAACTATTGGCTTAGCTCTCGGTCTTTTGATATGGGCTTCTTTTAATTTGCTGACAGGTTGGGCAAGTTCAAG GTTTGGCTGGTTTGGAATTGACCCAGAAGAGGTATCAAGACCAATCTTAAATTATATTGGAGCTGGACTTTCACTATTAAG tgctgtcatatttctttttataaaaactgaAGTCCAGAGTTCTTCAACTTCATTAGAAAGAACACCTTTGCTGAGAGAAAGT TCTATTAATGTTTCTGAAGATACCTCTGATGACTCGTGGGTGAACAGACTTTCTCCAGCAAAAAAGAGGCTCAT aggATGTAGCCTGGCTGTAGTAGCTGGAATACTTTACGGCTCCAGTTTTGTACCAGTACTTTACATCAAGGACcatggaagaagaaatgaaactATATACACAGGAGCAAGTCAGTTTG ATTTAGATTATGTTTTTGCACACTTCAGTGGTATATTTCTTACAAGTACCATCTACTTTTTGATCTACTGTACaatcaggaaaaataaacctAATGTTTATCCTCAAGCCATATTGCCAG GGTTTGTTTCTGGTGTGCTTTGGGCAATAGCCAATTGCTGCTGGTTCATAGCCAATCACTATCTCAGTGCTGTGGTCAGCTTTCCAATAATTACTGCA GGTCCTGGCCTTGTTGCTGCAATGTGGGGAGTCCTTGTATTTAAAGAAATCAAG GGACTGAAAAACTACGTGTTACTCTCAGTAGCATTTTGTGTCATTTTGGCAGGATCACTCTCCACAGCTTTTTCTAAAGTTTGA
- the TMEM144 gene encoding transmembrane protein 144 isoform X2, with translation MNIGKTYSTFNISNGTDLAIGFTSSTVAILLFGTNFVPVKKFDTGMFFQWILCASIWIVSLVVNLIQNCPRFWPLAMVGGFVWATGNVTVVPIVKTIGLALGLLIWASFNLLTGWASSRFGWFGIDPEEVSRPILNYIGAGLSLLSAVIFLFIKTEVQSSSTSLERTPLLRESSINVSEDTSDDSWVNRLSPAKKRLIGCSLAVVAGILYGSSFVPVLYIKDHGRRNETIYTGASQFDLDYVFAHFSGIFLTSTIYFLIYCTIRKNKPNVYPQAILPGFVSGVLWAIANCCWFIANHYLSAVVSFPIITAGPGLVAAMWGVLVFKEIKGLKNYVLLSVAFCVILAGSLSTAFSKV, from the exons ATGAACATCGGGAAAACTTACAGTACCTTTAACATCAGCAATGGAACAGATCTAGCTATTGGCTTTACATCTTCCACAGTAGCTATCCTTCTGTTTGGGACAAACTTTGTGCCTGTTAAGAAATTTGATACCG GCATGTTCTTCCAGTGGATTCTCTGTGCCTCCATATGGATAGTTTCTTTGGTGGTCAATTTAATCCAGAATTGCCCCCGTTTTTGGCCTCTTGCTATGGTTGGGGGTTTTGTGTGGGCTACAG GCAATGTTACAGTTGTCCCTATTGTTAAAACTATTGGCTTAGCTCTCGGTCTTTTGATATGGGCTTCTTTTAATTTGCTGACAGGTTGGGCAAGTTCAAG GTTTGGCTGGTTTGGAATTGACCCAGAAGAGGTATCAAGACCAATCTTAAATTATATTGGAGCTGGACTTTCACTATTAAG tgctgtcatatttctttttataaaaactgaAGTCCAGAGTTCTTCAACTTCATTAGAAAGAACACCTTTGCTGAGAGAAAGT TCTATTAATGTTTCTGAAGATACCTCTGATGACTCGTGGGTGAACAGACTTTCTCCAGCAAAAAAGAGGCTCAT aggATGTAGCCTGGCTGTAGTAGCTGGAATACTTTACGGCTCCAGTTTTGTACCAGTACTTTACATCAAGGACcatggaagaagaaatgaaactATATACACAGGAGCAAGTCAGTTTG ATTTAGATTATGTTTTTGCACACTTCAGTGGTATATTTCTTACAAGTACCATCTACTTTTTGATCTACTGTACaatcaggaaaaataaacctAATGTTTATCCTCAAGCCATATTGCCAG GGTTTGTTTCTGGTGTGCTTTGGGCAATAGCCAATTGCTGCTGGTTCATAGCCAATCACTATCTCAGTGCTGTGGTCAGCTTTCCAATAATTACTGCA GGTCCTGGCCTTGTTGCTGCAATGTGGGGAGTCCTTGTATTTAAAGAAATCAAG GGACTGAAAAACTACGTGTTACTCTCAGTAGCATTTTGTGTCATTTTGGCAGGATCACTCTCCACAGCTTTTTCTAAAGTTTGA